In Glycine soja cultivar W05 chromosome 10, ASM419377v2, whole genome shotgun sequence, the genomic stretch TCTTCCTCTAtgtccattaccacaaagtcagCAGGAAAGATAAGGTGTTTGACCTGAACCAAAACATCCTCTATTACTCCATAGGGTCTGGCGATGGAGCGATCTGCTAATTGTAAAGTCATCCTAGTTGGcattatctccaactctccaAGCCTTCGGCACATGGAAAGCGGCATCAAATTAATACTGGCTCCCAAATCAATAAGAGCCTTACCAACAGAAACTTCACCAATTGAACACGGAATAGTCacactcccaggatctttgtgcttaggtggaagaatCCTCTGCATTACAACATtgcaatttccttccacaatGATGTTTTCACTGTGAATGTACTTATTCTTCTGTGTaagcatatcttttaaaaacttaGAGTACAACGGcatttgttgaagagcttctccaaagggcataGTAATCTCgaatttcttga encodes the following:
- the LOC114371514 gene encoding uncharacterized protein LOC114371514 encodes the protein MPFGEALQQMPLYSKFLKDMLTQKNKYIHSENIIVEGNCNVVMQRILPPKHKDPGSVTIPCSIGEVSVGKALIDLGASINLMPLSMCRRLGELEIMPTRMTLQLADRSIARPYGVIEDVLVQVKHLIFPADFVVMDIEEDTYIPLILGCPFMVTASCVVDKGKKKLEMGIEDQKISFELFDEERTLLD